The Nitrospira tepida genome includes a window with the following:
- a CDS encoding ABC transporter ATP-binding protein, producing MIQIRDLVMQLSGGGHTLTVLDGISLEIPDKQTVAIVGPSGSGKSTLLGLIAGLDRPTAGSIQIDGIEITDMPEAELARFRREKIGYVFQSFHLIPTLTAVENVAVPLELSGVADAVERAEALLDAVGLGDRRGHYPVQLSGGEQQRVAVARAFACRPPILLADEPTGNLDSVNGRHVMELLLALHRDAGTTLILVTHEPQLASRMGRIISLRDGRMASDDVSRGDPMSQEQLR from the coding sequence ATGATTCAGATCCGTGATCTGGTGATGCAGCTTTCGGGCGGCGGCCACACGCTCACGGTGTTGGACGGCATCTCACTGGAGATTCCGGATAAACAAACCGTCGCAATTGTCGGGCCTTCAGGGAGCGGAAAATCGACGTTGCTGGGGCTCATCGCCGGTCTCGACCGTCCTACGGCCGGGTCGATTCAGATCGACGGCATCGAGATCACCGACATGCCGGAGGCGGAACTGGCTCGGTTCCGCCGCGAGAAGATCGGCTATGTATTCCAATCGTTTCACCTGATTCCTACCTTGACGGCGGTCGAGAACGTCGCGGTTCCTTTGGAGTTGAGCGGCGTCGCGGACGCCGTCGAGCGCGCAGAGGCACTGCTGGATGCCGTGGGGCTCGGCGATCGGCGGGGCCACTATCCAGTCCAACTGTCAGGCGGCGAGCAGCAGCGGGTGGCGGTGGCACGGGCCTTTGCCTGCCGCCCGCCGATCCTGTTGGCCGACGAACCCACCGGAAATTTGGACTCGGTCAACGGGCGCCACGTCATGGAGCTGCTGCTCGCGCTCCACCGCGATGCGGGGACGACGCTAATCCTCGTGACGCATGAACCCCAGTTGGCAAGCCGCATGGGACGGATCATTTCGCTTCGGGACGGACGGATGGCCTCCGACGACGTTTCTCGGGGCGACCCCATGAGCCAGGAGCAGCTTCGATGA
- a CDS encoding transglutaminase TgpA family protein, whose protein sequence is MDVTSAFRLSSLLLATAAFTGLALTASLPPGFLFLGFGCLLAALAAFAMQASSLTQPLGASLHFWNVLIMVAFIWFWIDYLWFSNDLLHAGVHFLIGLMVNKLFNLHQRRDYLQLYAISFIMILASAAMTTEVWYGTVVVTYLLIGVWTLLLYQLVMEADRAGHASGPEPALPEIGRITAQFFWSTNGLAAGALAVTLIIFFTFPRIGVGLFQKNRDQTMRTVGFTEKVDLGVMGPIKLDESVVMRMELPGRTPSPESVLYLRGMAYDWYNGTAWVNTFRKRRLMNDGPSGRFGLLPGHGTPYERQPGTPIVQTILLEGLDTTVLFGLSFPRSIDGDFLTLQTDGMGSLFLPVPSTGRTQYTVWSTPVSIREADRAATSFTYPEEIRRHFLQLPPLPLRVAQLAQEATAGASTPYLKALALSQYLQRHFRYSLDVGRGQSSKPLEQFLFVRKTGYCEHYATAMVILLRTLGIPARLVTGFLPGEWNEFGRYYTVRQRDAHAWVEAYFPQSGWVTFDPTPSVGSAGHESWWTAWVRMVDSFRVQWDRLIVQYSARDQLAVVQSLRESTHSLRTEVTDLLVSTFSEWLLRAQALAQFLQRSQWYAAAALSGALLVGWFLWRVPVRLLVEWLRGRSTDVPTQEETAAQQVYVRTLQILRARGYCKPAWSTPHEFLHNVGAEWKEAEPIIASLTEFYCRVRFGGTTFTLRDLRQADEWLTRLRALPSRQP, encoded by the coding sequence ATGGATGTGACCAGCGCGTTCCGGCTTAGCTCTCTACTCCTGGCAACCGCGGCCTTCACCGGCCTTGCGCTAACCGCCTCGTTGCCGCCCGGTTTTCTATTTCTCGGCTTCGGCTGCCTGCTCGCGGCGCTGGCCGCATTTGCCATGCAGGCCTCCAGCCTGACACAGCCGCTCGGCGCGTCCCTGCACTTCTGGAACGTGCTGATCATGGTGGCGTTCATCTGGTTCTGGATCGACTATCTGTGGTTTTCCAACGACCTGTTGCACGCCGGCGTCCATTTCCTGATCGGGCTCATGGTCAATAAATTGTTCAACCTCCATCAGCGGCGCGACTATCTCCAGCTCTACGCCATCAGCTTCATCATGATCCTCGCCTCTGCCGCGATGACGACGGAGGTGTGGTACGGGACGGTGGTGGTGACCTATCTGCTGATCGGCGTCTGGACCCTCTTGTTGTACCAACTCGTCATGGAAGCCGACCGCGCGGGCCACGCCAGCGGACCGGAGCCGGCGCTGCCGGAAATCGGACGGATCACCGCGCAATTCTTCTGGTCCACGAACGGGCTGGCTGCCGGTGCGCTCGCGGTGACCCTGATCATCTTCTTCACGTTCCCTCGCATCGGCGTCGGGTTGTTTCAAAAGAACCGCGACCAGACCATGCGCACCGTCGGGTTCACGGAAAAGGTGGACCTCGGGGTCATGGGCCCGATCAAGTTGGATGAGAGCGTGGTGATGCGAATGGAATTGCCCGGCAGAACGCCGAGCCCGGAATCGGTCTTGTATCTCAGGGGCATGGCCTACGATTGGTACAACGGGACGGCCTGGGTGAATACCTTCCGAAAGCGCCGGCTCATGAACGATGGTCCCTCCGGCAGGTTCGGTTTGCTGCCAGGACACGGAACGCCTTACGAGCGACAGCCGGGCACCCCCATCGTCCAGACCATCCTTCTGGAAGGCCTCGATACCACGGTCCTGTTCGGGCTGTCGTTCCCCCGCTCGATCGATGGAGACTTTCTGACCCTCCAGACCGACGGGATGGGCAGCTTGTTTCTCCCCGTTCCGTCGACGGGACGGACGCAATACACGGTCTGGTCGACACCGGTCTCGATTCGCGAAGCAGATCGGGCCGCGACGTCATTCACGTATCCGGAGGAGATCCGACGGCATTTTTTACAACTTCCTCCGCTTCCCCTCCGCGTGGCACAACTGGCGCAGGAAGCAACGGCCGGCGCCTCGACGCCTTATCTCAAGGCCCTGGCGCTCTCGCAGTACCTGCAACGCCATTTTCGCTATAGCCTGGACGTCGGCCGCGGCCAGTCTTCCAAACCGTTGGAGCAGTTTCTCTTCGTGCGCAAGACGGGCTACTGCGAACACTATGCGACGGCCATGGTAATCCTGCTCAGGACATTGGGCATCCCCGCCCGTCTTGTGACGGGGTTTCTTCCCGGTGAGTGGAACGAGTTCGGCCGCTATTACACCGTGCGCCAGCGGGACGCCCATGCCTGGGTGGAAGCCTACTTCCCCCAATCCGGCTGGGTGACGTTCGATCCAACGCCAAGCGTCGGATCGGCCGGTCACGAGTCCTGGTGGACGGCCTGGGTCAGAATGGTCGACTCATTTCGTGTGCAATGGGATCGGCTGATCGTGCAATACAGTGCCCGCGATCAACTCGCGGTCGTGCAGAGCCTTCGGGAGAGCACACACTCCTTGCGGACTGAAGTGACCGATCTTCTGGTTTCGACATTCAGTGAATGGTTGCTCCGCGCGCAGGCCCTTGCCCAGTTCCTGCAACGCTCCCAGTGGTACGCCGCCGCCGCTCTCTCGGGGGCGCTCCTGGTCGGGTGGTTTCTCTGGCGGGTCCCTGTTCGTCTTTTGGTAGAGTGGCTTCGGGGACGATCGACGGACGTGCCGACGCAGGAAGAAACCGCAGCCCAGCAGGTCTATGTCCGGACGTTACAGATCCTGCGGGCCCGGGGCTACTGCAAGCCGGCCTGGTCCACGCCGCATGAATTCCTCCACAACGTGGGAGCCGAATGGAAGGAAGCCGAACCGATCATCGCATCCTTGACGGAGTTCTATTGTCGGGTGCGATTCGGAGGCACGACCTTTACGCTTCGCGACCTCCGACAGGCAGATGAATGGCTCACCCGTCTTCGTGCTCTCCCTTCCCGGCAGCCGTGA
- a CDS encoding DUF58 domain-containing protein, with translation MITRDLGRSNVARTTWRPPGITSPSQWRLLLRHLFRHRSIRFTAEGKRFILFTVAVGVAAVNTGNNLFYLLLAMMLSLIVMSGLLSEFCLRKLELYRHAPAFLYAGETGTLTITITNRKSRLPSFSLRLYDMVAGSEIDRDLHLAHLPPQASRLLSCRLSLPRRGLYRIEGMLLATPFPFGLFVKRAFVPCETTITVLPQPLPLPRTLLPETVGAGGQARLLKKGLGLDLYNLRVYQPGDDSRRIHWMSTARTSQLMVRETEAETQETASVHLSVITPAQARDRFEQAVTLAASVVAHLHEQGYRVRLVTGETAVQAESDDEDLRRLLAPLATCLPQEPPDDGSTPPTAIAAPDSDDGDLMIAILPWSTPDLQRQYERATHLIDLGSPESGALPHGCDQRVPA, from the coding sequence ATGATCACGAGAGATCTCGGCAGGTCCAACGTGGCTCGCACCACCTGGCGCCCGCCCGGCATCACCTCCCCTTCACAATGGCGGCTCCTGCTGCGGCACCTCTTCCGCCACCGTTCGATTCGGTTCACCGCGGAGGGGAAGCGTTTCATCCTGTTCACCGTGGCCGTCGGGGTCGCGGCTGTGAACACCGGCAACAATCTTTTCTATCTGCTGCTGGCCATGATGTTGAGCCTGATCGTCATGTCCGGCCTCCTATCCGAGTTCTGCCTGCGCAAGTTAGAACTCTATCGGCATGCGCCGGCCTTCCTCTATGCCGGAGAGACCGGAACTTTGACCATCACCATCACCAATCGAAAATCGCGTCTGCCCAGCTTTTCGCTCCGTCTGTATGACATGGTCGCTGGCTCGGAGATCGATCGAGACCTGCACCTGGCGCACCTGCCCCCCCAAGCCTCGCGCCTGCTCTCCTGTCGCCTGAGCCTCCCGCGACGCGGGCTTTATCGTATCGAGGGAATGTTGCTGGCGACGCCGTTTCCCTTTGGCCTGTTCGTCAAGCGGGCCTTTGTCCCCTGCGAAACGACCATCACGGTCCTCCCGCAACCGCTCCCCCTTCCTCGGACGCTGCTGCCCGAGACGGTCGGCGCGGGCGGACAGGCCCGTCTCCTAAAAAAAGGACTGGGATTGGATCTCTACAATCTGCGTGTGTATCAGCCGGGGGACGATTCACGGCGCATTCATTGGATGAGCACAGCCCGCACCTCCCAGCTCATGGTGCGTGAGACGGAGGCGGAAACGCAGGAGACGGCATCCGTCCATCTCTCCGTCATCACCCCTGCCCAGGCGCGGGACCGATTCGAGCAGGCGGTGACCCTGGCGGCTTCCGTCGTCGCGCACCTGCACGAGCAGGGGTATCGAGTTCGCCTTGTAACCGGAGAGACCGCCGTACAGGCCGAATCAGACGATGAGGACCTGCGCCGCCTTCTCGCTCCCTTGGCCACCTGCCTCCCGCAGGAACCGCCGGACGACGGAAGCACGCCACCTACGGCCATTGCCGCACCGGATTCCGATGATGGCGACCTCATGATCGCCATTCTGCCCTGGTCCACGCCGGACCTCCAGCGGCAGTATGAGCGGGCGACGCACCTTATCGATCTCGGCAGCCCGGAGTCTGGAGCCCTCCCGCATGGATGTGACCAGCGCGTTCCGGCTTAG
- a CDS encoding arylesterase produces the protein MKHRAIFTLGLLLGMAHLFGSFGTQGLSTHQRVWASSRGVETETAPHGEDRPRIVAFGNSLTAGLGVPRGQTYPALLQQRLEATGHKYRVINAGVSGDTTAGGLRRVPWILKNLPAIVILELGANDGLRGLSLDQTKANLEEIIRRLREARVTVVLAGMKLPPNYGAEYTKRFEALYVDLARRYNLALIPFFLDGVAADPALNQPDGIHPTGEGYRRIVDTVFTTIEPLLSKQRRPQGPS, from the coding sequence ATGAAGCACCGCGCCATTTTCACCCTCGGGTTGCTGCTGGGGATGGCTCACCTCTTCGGTTCCTTTGGAACCCAGGGGCTGTCAACGCACCAGCGAGTCTGGGCGTCATCGCGCGGAGTCGAGACCGAAACGGCTCCGCACGGGGAGGACCGGCCGCGCATCGTCGCGTTCGGCAACAGCCTCACCGCTGGACTCGGCGTCCCCCGCGGGCAGACTTATCCTGCGTTGTTGCAACAACGATTGGAGGCGACCGGGCACAAGTACCGAGTCATCAATGCCGGCGTGAGCGGAGACACCACCGCTGGCGGACTTAGGCGAGTTCCGTGGATCCTCAAAAATCTCCCGGCGATCGTAATCTTGGAACTCGGGGCCAATGACGGATTGCGCGGGTTGAGCCTCGATCAGACCAAGGCCAATCTTGAAGAGATTATCCGCCGGCTGCGGGAGGCCCGCGTCACCGTGGTGCTCGCGGGCATGAAACTTCCGCCGAACTATGGAGCAGAGTACACGAAGAGATTCGAGGCCTTGTATGTCGATCTCGCCCGCCGCTATAACCTTGCCTTGATCCCGTTCTTCCTTGACGGGGTTGCCGCGGATCCGGCGCTGAACCAACCGGACGGCATCCATCCCACGGGCGAAGGGTACAGGAGGATCGTGGACACGGTGTTTACAACGATCGAGCCCCTGTTGTCCAAGCAGCGCCGTCCCCAGGGCCCGTCATAA
- a CDS encoding AAA family ATPase, translating to MDNAQAIRNIQQNIARVIKGKSPVIEMTIVCLLARGHLLIEDVPGVGKTTLAHSLARSIDCSFKRIQFTSDLLPSDIVGISIFNRQKQAFEFMRGPIFANIVLADEINRTTPKTQSSLLEAMSEAQISVDNQTYPLHQPFMVIATQNPAEYHGTFPLPESQVDRFLMRLRIGYPSPEEEKKVLDRPQSLHPAEELDPVVTAQDVLDLQDQVEKVRMHDTLMNYLLALVLATRQTDLLSLGVSTRGALALCKAARALALVRGRDYCLPDDIKELAPLVLSHRIMLNRAHAVRGKIAEQTERVVHDLIHSVPVPL from the coding sequence GTGGACAACGCACAAGCCATCCGGAATATCCAGCAGAACATCGCGCGCGTGATCAAGGGCAAGTCCCCTGTGATTGAAATGACGATCGTCTGCCTGCTGGCGCGCGGGCACCTGCTGATCGAGGACGTCCCCGGCGTCGGCAAGACGACGCTCGCGCACAGTCTGGCCCGTTCCATCGACTGCTCCTTCAAGCGCATCCAGTTCACGAGCGACCTGCTCCCCTCCGACATCGTCGGCATTTCGATCTTCAACCGGCAAAAACAGGCGTTTGAATTCATGCGAGGACCGATCTTTGCCAACATCGTCCTGGCCGATGAGATCAACCGGACCACGCCCAAGACCCAGAGCAGCCTGCTGGAAGCGATGAGCGAGGCCCAGATTTCCGTGGACAACCAGACCTATCCGCTGCACCAACCGTTCATGGTCATCGCCACGCAGAACCCGGCGGAGTACCACGGCACGTTCCCGCTCCCCGAATCGCAGGTCGATCGCTTCTTGATGCGCCTGCGGATCGGGTATCCCTCGCCGGAAGAGGAAAAGAAGGTGCTGGATCGCCCGCAATCGCTGCACCCGGCCGAAGAGCTCGACCCGGTGGTGACGGCTCAGGACGTGCTCGATCTTCAGGACCAGGTCGAAAAGGTGCGGATGCACGACACGTTGATGAATTATCTGCTGGCGCTGGTGCTCGCCACCCGGCAAACCGACCTCTTGAGCCTCGGCGTCAGCACGAGAGGTGCGCTGGCGCTTTGCAAGGCCGCCAGGGCCCTGGCTTTGGTGCGCGGGCGCGACTATTGTCTGCCCGACGACATCAAGGAGTTGGCGCCGCTCGTCCTGTCTCATCGCATCATGCTGAACCGCGCCCACGCCGTGCGCGGCAAGATCGCCGAACAAACAGAACGCGTCGTGCACGACCTGATCCATTCCGTTCCTGTTCCGCTTTAG
- a CDS encoding SWIM zinc finger family protein — protein MIQSIVEQKAYQRGNQYFSETRVRLLEANEQDIAATVSGNSGLYEQTIRLRDGHLVASCSCSLSEPPMCRHCVAVLLEYHRWVSLRLKRDGAPVRPAAEAHKGNGKAPPAAGHAVNDLRLSEVTEFIEWLQAAMKSLETKEPLPDSPPQKTGLVADWISAIRELERERRESEALRQALQEDLSRHEGQIQQFRQQLASVQEELENAKAKSQGLEREITGYQAMVAKLTTLSREICQFDLEIKTVSGDLTKSGNQLEQLSRAFGEVAAALQDLGRRHL, from the coding sequence ATGATCCAATCCATCGTCGAGCAGAAGGCCTATCAGCGGGGCAACCAGTACTTTTCAGAAACCCGCGTGCGCCTGCTCGAAGCCAATGAGCAGGACATTGCCGCGACGGTCAGTGGCAATTCCGGCCTGTATGAGCAGACGATTCGCCTACGGGACGGCCATCTGGTGGCATCTTGCTCCTGCTCCTTGAGCGAGCCGCCCATGTGCCGGCATTGCGTGGCGGTGCTGCTGGAATATCACCGATGGGTGTCCCTGCGGCTGAAGCGCGACGGTGCTCCGGTTCGGCCCGCAGCGGAGGCGCATAAGGGGAACGGGAAGGCTCCCCCCGCGGCCGGCCATGCCGTGAATGACCTGAGGCTCAGCGAGGTAACGGAGTTCATCGAATGGCTCCAGGCCGCGATGAAGAGCCTGGAGACGAAGGAACCGCTTCCCGATTCACCGCCACAAAAGACCGGTCTGGTGGCGGATTGGATCAGCGCCATCAGGGAGTTGGAACGAGAGCGGCGCGAAAGCGAAGCGTTGCGGCAGGCGCTTCAAGAAGATCTGTCACGGCATGAAGGGCAGATCCAACAGTTCCGGCAGCAACTCGCCTCTGTTCAGGAGGAGTTGGAGAACGCTAAGGCCAAAAGCCAAGGTCTGGAGCGGGAGATTACCGGCTATCAAGCCATGGTCGCCAAGCTGACCACGCTTTCCCGCGAAATCTGCCAGTTCGACCTGGAGATCAAGACGGTGTCCGGAGATCTCACCAAGAGCGGGAATCAGTTGGAGCAGTTGTCGCGGGCCTTTGGGGAGGTGGCGGCCGCTCTCCAGGATCTAGGCAGGCGACACCTGTAG
- a CDS encoding PilZ domain-containing protein — MPQRRCPRCRTTKLRLAPFRSRVDRLLEVLALYPVRCQLCGHRFRAWLGRYRKSQRRNYERVPVRCPAWFRLEREPEAQQPEHGTIANLSIRGCLIRTGRRLPLGTPVSLEFQPSPSTFPITIDCAIVRSHARAGLGLRFVNLLRSEERRIRRLVDLHLYNAPL, encoded by the coding sequence ATGCCGCAGCGCCGATGCCCGCGATGCCGCACGACCAAGCTCCGGCTCGCGCCGTTTCGAAGCCGGGTGGACCGCCTCTTGGAAGTGCTGGCCCTGTACCCGGTTCGGTGCCAATTATGCGGACACCGCTTTCGCGCCTGGCTTGGCCGCTACCGCAAGAGTCAGCGGCGAAACTACGAACGAGTCCCTGTGAGGTGTCCGGCCTGGTTTCGGCTGGAACGGGAGCCGGAGGCACAACAGCCCGAGCACGGAACGATCGCGAACCTCTCGATCCGAGGCTGTCTCATCAGAACCGGCCGGCGCCTTCCGCTCGGCACGCCGGTCTCGCTGGAGTTTCAGCCTTCGCCTTCGACCTTCCCCATCACCATCGACTGCGCCATCGTCCGTTCGCACGCACGAGCGGGGCTCGGACTTCGCTTTGTCAATCTGCTCCGCAGCGAGGAGCGCCGCATTCGTCGCCTCGTCGACCTCCATCTCTACAACGCCCCGCTCTAA
- a CDS encoding ChaN family lipoprotein produces the protein MNGWFLKSAGVAAAILFLSAVPSCTMVTADQDPPAAHGGSVRPNDLATQATPAWKPGVILSAETGEPSSFEDWLPRLRGVDVVYLGEEHQNPEHIKAALLVLRSLLAQGRRPLLGMEMFSWDGQPALDRYVAGETDADQQFLEAVRWKQNWGGAFEDYAPLVAFAREHKLPVLALNPPRPLVRRVVKDGVEAVVKGEEAARWGMKGEELVEDAGYREAIIGQLKACHGGGTDRDYEGMYEASLFRDEGMAKTIADSLARMATDGDPTRGPFVSYTGGGHIQYRLPVPNRVQRRVGPGVKQMTIYMTSFEPARPDEVRDLLIRHIADYLWLTPVGPQGPPRRCR, from the coding sequence ATGAATGGATGGTTTCTGAAATCAGCCGGCGTGGCCGCGGCAATCCTCTTCCTCAGCGCCGTTCCGTCCTGCACGATGGTGACGGCCGACCAGGACCCGCCAGCGGCTCATGGAGGGAGTGTTCGTCCGAACGACCTTGCAACGCAGGCGACTCCCGCATGGAAGCCGGGCGTGATCTTGTCGGCCGAGACCGGAGAACCGTCCAGTTTCGAGGATTGGCTGCCCAGGCTCCGAGGCGTCGATGTCGTTTATCTCGGAGAGGAACATCAGAATCCGGAACACATCAAGGCGGCGCTGCTGGTCCTGCGATCGCTGCTCGCACAGGGGCGCCGCCCCTTGCTGGGAATGGAGATGTTCTCCTGGGACGGACAACCGGCTTTGGACCGGTATGTGGCAGGGGAGACGGATGCGGATCAGCAGTTTCTCGAAGCCGTGCGGTGGAAACAGAACTGGGGCGGTGCGTTTGAGGACTATGCCCCCTTGGTCGCCTTTGCGCGGGAACACAAGCTGCCGGTGTTAGCGCTGAATCCACCTCGTCCCCTTGTCAGGCGCGTGGTCAAGGATGGGGTGGAGGCGGTTGTGAAGGGGGAGGAGGCAGCCCGCTGGGGCATGAAGGGCGAGGAACTTGTCGAGGATGCCGGCTATCGGGAAGCCATCATCGGTCAGCTCAAGGCCTGTCATGGAGGCGGGACGGATCGTGACTACGAGGGCATGTACGAGGCGTCATTGTTTCGCGACGAAGGGATGGCCAAGACCATCGCGGACTCGCTGGCCCGCATGGCCACGGACGGAGATCCGACTCGAGGTCCCTTCGTCAGTTACACAGGAGGCGGGCATATCCAGTATCGGCTGCCCGTGCCCAATCGCGTGCAACGGCGAGTCGGGCCTGGCGTGAAGCAGATGACGATCTATATGACCTCGTTTGAACCGGCTCGCCCCGACGAAGTGCGGGACCTGTTGATCCGGCACATTGCCGACTACCTGTGGTTGACGCCGGTTGGTCCACAAGGACCTCCACGCCGCTGCCGTTGA
- a CDS encoding ABC transporter permease translates to MMGFSSRMAWRETRAGWRHFLFFLVCIAVGVGALVTVSVFAANVERTITREARSLMGGDIEVRLSRPITVEGRQVLDSLAERGIAVTHASELIAMAAVQATADLPRPSQMSQVVELKAVEPTYPLYGQVGLDPDRPLHDLLAVASCGAMSCHGAVVQESLLIRLGLRPGQHLKIGEELFAITGLLRKEPDRMANAFSLGPRVMISQEGLAAAGLVKPGSRVRERYLLRIPPGSAVMSLVHELRGRLDKDQARVSSSQDAQPQLKRFLDQMGRYLGLVGLTALFVGGIGVATTVHAFMREKMATIAIMKTLGATTAVIIGIYLRQVLLLALLGSLLGAAVGLGLQQVMPGFVKTAFAIDLLEQIDFGATVSWSSLLVVVKGIVLGLLTAILFTIWPLLRVREIRPVVILRRDLAAMKQVQEAGHRGGLVGGWGAYDGVSIAAAAVIALGLGLLAVWQAGSWTVGLLYAMGLLAAVLVLLGSARVLISLVRRMPRPRSLPLRQALGNLHRPGSQTIGIMVAIGLALMVTATVSILERALVEQVVTNRPDDAPTFFFIDIQPDQREGVLDLIHRQTGTLDLDAIPLVRSRLASVNGQPVKAEEDAGASPADREERRKNWYLTREYVLTFAEALPKGNELIKGTWWPAGLVPEKPLISIEEEAAKYLELDVGSTVEMEIQGAVVAAEVSSIRKVEWGNFTTNFYMILSPGSLEGAPFTYVATARVRPEQEVPLQQAMVRAFPNVTAINIGDVLDSFTAMLDRLAMAIRAVALFSVLSGAVVMGAALSATRYRRLYESVVFKALGATRGLLLRSFASEYALLGLAAGLIGVVLANVLSWGVLRFLFELAWSFHPAVVGLSLASTVGLTLAVGFVSTFRLLGQRPLPVLRHE, encoded by the coding sequence ATGATGGGATTCTCCTCTCGCATGGCCTGGCGGGAGACCCGCGCCGGCTGGCGGCACTTCCTGTTTTTTCTGGTCTGCATCGCCGTCGGCGTCGGCGCCTTGGTCACCGTGAGCGTGTTCGCCGCGAACGTCGAGCGGACCATCACGCGCGAAGCCAGAAGCCTGATGGGCGGCGACATCGAGGTGCGCCTCTCCCGTCCCATCACTGTCGAGGGGCGTCAGGTGCTCGATTCGCTGGCCGAGCGCGGCATCGCCGTCACGCATGCCAGCGAGCTGATTGCCATGGCCGCTGTTCAGGCGACCGCCGACCTGCCGCGGCCGAGCCAGATGTCCCAGGTGGTGGAACTCAAGGCGGTCGAACCGACCTATCCCCTCTACGGCCAGGTTGGACTCGACCCCGATCGCCCGCTCCATGATCTGCTGGCGGTCGCCTCATGCGGAGCGATGTCCTGCCATGGCGCGGTGGTCCAGGAGTCGTTGCTCATTCGCCTGGGCCTTCGGCCAGGCCAGCACCTCAAAATCGGAGAGGAACTGTTCGCGATCACCGGCCTTCTGAGGAAGGAGCCGGATCGCATGGCCAACGCGTTCAGTCTGGGACCCCGGGTGATGATTTCCCAGGAAGGGCTGGCGGCGGCAGGCCTCGTCAAGCCCGGCAGCCGCGTGCGGGAGCGTTATCTCCTGCGCATTCCGCCGGGATCGGCGGTGATGTCGCTGGTGCACGAGCTGCGCGGTCGGCTGGACAAGGACCAGGCCAGAGTGTCGTCTTCTCAAGACGCCCAGCCCCAACTGAAACGGTTCCTGGACCAGATGGGGCGGTATCTCGGCCTCGTCGGGCTGACCGCCCTCTTCGTCGGGGGTATTGGCGTGGCGACGACGGTCCACGCGTTCATGCGCGAGAAGATGGCGACCATCGCCATCATGAAGACCCTTGGGGCGACCACAGCCGTCATCATCGGGATCTATCTCCGTCAAGTGCTCCTGCTCGCCCTGTTGGGGAGCTTGCTCGGCGCCGCCGTCGGGCTGGGCTTGCAGCAGGTCATGCCCGGGTTCGTCAAGACCGCGTTTGCGATCGACCTGCTGGAGCAGATCGATTTCGGCGCTACGGTGAGCTGGTCCAGCCTGCTGGTTGTGGTGAAGGGTATTGTGTTGGGGCTGTTGACCGCGATCCTGTTTACGATCTGGCCGCTGCTGCGGGTGCGCGAGATCCGGCCGGTCGTGATCCTGCGGCGTGATCTGGCGGCGATGAAACAGGTGCAGGAGGCCGGCCATCGGGGCGGGTTGGTCGGAGGCTGGGGGGCATATGATGGAGTTTCGATCGCGGCAGCGGCCGTCATCGCCCTCGGACTCGGCCTGTTGGCTGTGTGGCAGGCCGGCTCCTGGACCGTAGGACTGCTCTACGCGATGGGGCTGCTCGCCGCGGTTCTGGTCCTGCTGGGATCGGCGCGCGTCCTGATATCGCTTGTGCGACGGATGCCTCGTCCGCGGTCGCTGCCGTTGCGGCAAGCGCTGGGGAATCTTCACCGGCCGGGCAGCCAAACGATCGGCATCATGGTCGCCATCGGGCTGGCCTTGATGGTGACGGCCACGGTCTCGATTCTTGAGCGGGCCCTGGTCGAACAGGTGGTCACGAACCGGCCGGACGACGCGCCGACCTTCTTCTTCATCGATATCCAGCCGGATCAACGGGAGGGGGTGTTGGATCTTATCCACAGACAAACCGGCACGCTGGACCTGGATGCGATTCCGCTGGTGCGATCCCGTCTGGCCAGCGTCAACGGACAGCCGGTCAAGGCTGAAGAGGATGCCGGCGCCTCCCCGGCCGATCGCGAAGAGCGGCGGAAAAACTGGTACCTCACAAGGGAGTATGTGCTGACCTTTGCCGAAGCCCTTCCCAAGGGGAATGAATTGATCAAGGGAACCTGGTGGCCGGCCGGACTTGTTCCCGAGAAGCCGCTGATCTCGATCGAGGAAGAAGCTGCCAAGTATTTGGAACTCGACGTCGGGTCCACGGTTGAGATGGAAATCCAGGGCGCCGTGGTGGCGGCGGAGGTCAGCAGCATCCGCAAGGTGGAATGGGGAAATTTCACGACCAACTTTTACATGATTCTGTCGCCGGGCAGCCTCGAGGGCGCTCCCTTCACCTATGTCGCCACGGCCCGTGTCAGGCCGGAGCAGGAGGTGCCGCTGCAGCAGGCGATGGTGCGGGCGTTTCCCAATGTCACGGCCATCAACATCGGCGACGTGCTCGACAGCTTCACCGCGATGTTGGATCGGCTGGCCATGGCCATTCGCGCGGTCGCGCTGTTCTCCGTCCTGTCCGGAGCCGTCGTGATGGGCGCGGCCCTCTCCGCCACCAGGTACCGGCGCTTGTATGAGTCGGTCGTGTTCAAGGCTCTGGGAGCGACACGCGGGCTCCTGCTCCGGTCCTTCGCGTCCGAGTATGCGCTTCTCGGATTGGCGGCGGGCCTGATCGGGGTCGTGCTGGCGAATGTCTTGTCCTGGGGCGTGCTGCGGTTCCTCTTCGAGTTGGCCTGGTCGTTTCATCCCGCGGTCGTGGGATTGAGTCTGGCCTCCACCGTCGGGCTGACCCTGGCTGTCGGATTTGTCAGCACGTTCCGGCTGTTGGGTCAGCGTCCCCTCCCGGTCCTGCGCCATGAGTGA